Below is a genomic region from Helicoverpa armigera isolate CAAS_96S chromosome 12, ASM3070526v1, whole genome shotgun sequence.
GAAGAAATGCCAGAAGATTTCTTAGCTGATATTGTCATGAACAAAaatttagtatacaaaaaactTAGAGAATTCTTCCGTACAGCACATGTGAGCAAAGTCGACGGTCGTCTTCTTACAATGATTGAAAGATTCAAGGATAATTTGACGGACAAACTGCAGTGGGATTTTACTGGCTTAGATGCTGATGAAGAAGACGAAAGACCTGTTATAGTACAGCTAAATGAGGCAGAGtaaattaagtataataatatagatttattaatgtttagttCATTTGACTTGGACTATTTTAAGGACTGCCTTACTGAGACAGTGTGATGACTAAATGGGCTGTACCTACAGCGGACAGCCAATTTCACACAAagcaatgtatatttttaataaaatttgttgAACAAAATCTAGATGTTGTGTGTGAACAAATACAAAACTTCAGTGAGGCtatcttaaaaaataagtttgattgACAAGGATTttttaagtacaaataaatcattgtagTTGTTTTGTCTGCATAATGCAGACGAAAACACACTAATAGAACCTTGTTGCAATTTTTTGCTTTCATAGTCAATCAATATTTTActtctaagtacctatacaatattCCCTCTAAATGTACCCTTCAAGGTAGATTCAAGTCTATGTAGTTGTGTACTATGTacatttatattgaatttttaaaattatctatcgATAAGTACCTAGTGTCCTGTGAACCCCGCCGCACATATCAATATGTCTCATTATTGCAATATACCCTATGGTAGATTTTCATGGTGGTTTTGTCTATGTAATATCAAATgttagaaaatgaaataaatagtactggtaaaaatatgtgtatattCAGTTGTACATACTTCCCAAAGGATTCAAAGGTCATTAACCCACAGAGTAGTTAAGTGCTGTCCCCTGGGTACCAACTATCTTTATGCCAAATTAACTACATCTCAATCGGTCTAgtaattttacagtaaaatcaaaacaaacaaattcaatttcgcatttaatttcataataggTACTAAGGATACATCTATGGGTAAAAAACAACGTTTCTGGAAAGTTTCTTTATTCATGAATACCATTAATGTTTCTTTCTATAAGCTTTCTTCATCGGCTTTTGGCCATGTTTCTCATATTTAGCTTTCTTGGGTGACATATCTAAAAAACAAGAAACATTGGTTATTATGTAAGTCAAGAAATTGCATTCATATATGTAGATTTATGACGGGCCCTTACGAATATGACGTAAGGCAACAAGTGCACATTGTCcgtaggtagggctgccatctcgaatttcgccaaacccggacaaacatttaaaaaacccgcacatttggcgtaaatcgcattttttccccgaacgagtacgattttgttcaaacaaaataatacctattttgttatccatttactattaacatttacttaaattcaatgaggtacTTTCTTACAttaaaagtgtccgggttttccctgGAAGCTTATAAAAAACCCACCCTTAttcaaaacgaggacaaatccagggaaacccggacggatggcagccctatccgTAGGTCCCTTACCTATTGCAAATCTGGCTCAAGAGCACTGCTTGATTGGTAATACTATGGTTAGTACTTTTAACATATTAACATAGACAAGAAAGAAGGAAACTTACTCCGAGGCATTTTACGTTTAACTTCAACATGCTTCCTTGTATCCTTCTTTTTTGGTCGACCTCTTTGAGCTACTTTTTTTCCTGGTGGCCTTCCTCTAGGTCTCTTTTTTGGGGGTacttcatcatcgtcatcctcgtcgtcatcatcatcatcactaaaatataatatgatcAATATATATGGATAATTTTGGTAGCTTATAGTTTGTAGCTTGTCAAGCACaggtaaaattttaaaaagtaatttttgcaTTCTAAAATTCTACAAGAAAAGTGGCACAAAAGAAACAACTGTAAAGACTGTTGTTCCATTcagttattttcaaattaaatatttatagtatcaATGAGAATTTACCTATCTGATGGACTTGTAGCCTCATCACTTGCAGCATCATCATTTCCTGACTCGTCTTCTTCTTCACTCGCATATGATGAGCCGCCATGACTTTTATCTAGTAGTTTATCATATTCCATTGAACCGTCACTATCCTCACAAGAATCACATGATACTCTTATAAATTTTGGTGGTAGCACACCAGCTCTCTTCAACCTTTCTTCCTTTTCTTTTTGGGTTTTGTAATCAAcatctttcttctttttaggTTTAGGTTCCggttttttcttaatttcatcATTCTTCTTTACTTCTTTTTTGTTTCTGTCTGGGAAACCAAATCTAGCTTGTTTGGGCTGGATCTCTTGATTACCATCGTTATTTTGGTTTTCTGGCTTTACCATATCATCTATCAGTGCTTGTGGCACATCTACTGGTGCAAAGAAATCATAATTTATTCCCACTTTACTAAGTTTCTCCTTAGTCTTATTTAAGCTggaaacaaaatttaaaatgtcaacaggaaaaatatgtagcattAATTTCACAAGACAATAAATCATGGCTTGAATGCAGGATACAGTACTACTGTCATGCATATGTGCAACTGTATGAGTGCAGAGCAGCAAATGTGTGTTGCTATAAATGGCTGGTAACGATTATACCCTTACAACTTACAAATTGCTcccttatttcaaaattaaggcCTGTCTGCACTATGGCTTTGCAACCATTTCATACTAATATAtgaataccattttttttctaactcaTCTTTACTGTTACATAGATTACGCCTTTGCTGCATGTGCATGAGACTAGTACTGCTTATGCCCATATTTTAAGGTCATTGATTTCCACAAAAAAACACCTGATtccaaaatttaataaaatctttgtgAAGAAAAAACTTACTTAGACAAGATTTTGCTAGCCCTTTTAAGTTCTCCAGCATCATCTTTATCTGTATTAAATtcctagaaataaaaaaatacatatttgaaaaatatttgtgagGTACGCTTCGCTACATCACCCGCAagctaacctccccactcagagacattgaATGATTACTTAAGACGTTTctttagtgacggaatgtcatacaaatccttcagtaaggaatggcttaagtaaccattaaatgtctctgagtgggtaCGTAAGTATCACTTAGCTCCTATTTTCACACCACTatcgctgttttatttaaacattgcCTTCATTgctactacatattttatattagaaCTGCTGTGTGGTTATTGTATAAATCATACCTTCTTTGATGTCAACCTTAACTGACTTGTTGGATTGTTAACACTATTCCAGTGCTTTCTGAATGCGCGTCTTTGTTTTTCAGGAGGTATGTACtcagctgaaaaaaaaaaacaaattatttaaatataggaaAAGCCTGCATAATCACTTGCATCCTGTAACTACTGCCCAACATCATCTGCCAACATGTGACTCTAGCTACATAAGTAACACATTTTcacttagtaagactggttgtcagacttaatggcttctgactatcctcATATCAGCTTCCAAAGGTGTTCAAATTGCAGCTGGGTCCCACCAATTTACCGTGCCTTCCAAAGAACACCAACTTGTCATGTCAAGATGGTcacctttattatattttatttagaaaataaccaATCCCAACTCCTGTTTCTCCTCCAACATGTATCTGTGGtgatctaaggggaggcctatgttcagcaggagacatcctatggctgagatgatgatgatgaacacttgttttaaccttatgattgattAGTCCACACAGCTTTGACTAAACCACAAACTTACTACTCTCCTCCTCGTATAAGGATAAAAGTAGGCTGTATTATTGGATGAGCTTTTTACatgtaaaattttaccaaaaactTCATTAGTTTTTAGCAACCGTCCACTCACAGCTGCACTTGCCTTCTGAGGTACCTACTACTTCCTAGATATAGCCTCTATAGCTATGTATGTGCAAGATAGTGGAACAAAGTATCAAAACATTCctgtttatctatttattaaaattagttcccCTTTTCATTGAAGATTCATTCTCAAGAATGTGCTCACCTATTCAAACCAAATGTTGCGGCTATGTTTGGACTATTTAAGaaatggtttatgtgaagtttgcacaaaatcggtcAAGCGGTTCATCATTTATCACATTGTTTGGGTCAGGGTGTGCAAAGTATGTGCAAAGGATACAGGAATTTTCATCAAAACGTCTAGCTTGTAACATTACCTTTGATTAATCTTTTGCCCATGAGATAATTGTTCATAGTTTCAGCAACAATTTGACCCACTGCTGGCTCTTTAAATTCCACAAAGGCATAACCTTTAGAGTTTCCCGTCCGTTTGGACCTAATCACTCTGGCGTTGGTTACTACACCAAACTGCTTGAAGTACTCTGTCATTTGATGCTgaaattgcaatttaattttttatacgttgttggaaaataatatagaaaacaTGACCTTCTATAAATAAAGAGCTAACCTCGTAAAATCCATGTGGAATATGATAAATAAAGGCCTTTCCACGCTCAGCTTTTCCTTCATTTttctaatgaaaataaaaaatcaacacaTGAAGCATGTTATCATAACcccaatttaaaaatgaaatacaaataCTCACTTTGATCAGTTTTTTAATACCTCTGATAgattttacaaactttttttgtttttctgagTCTAAGGCtacattttcttccattttaatttccgatttttggaaaaaaacgCTCAGACACacgtgtttttatataaaacaaaaattttgatttaCACAATGGACTGTCAAGTCCTTCACGTCAAATGTTGCCGGCTGTCATTTCATTCCATCGACAATATTTCATTCCCTCAAAAAAACCACAGACTAGCAAGAGAGGTTCTCATTCCCCAAACAAAAAGTCACCCCTCCGAAAAAAGCGCTCCCCAGAGATGGTATTAGTCAAGATGGGTTGTGGACGCATTAACAAAAATGAATCTAACTGAAATAAacgaaaaagaaatatttaacgaaaaataaactatcaaaaAAAAT
It encodes:
- the LOC110374127 gene encoding MKI67 FHA domain-interacting nucleolar phosphoprotein, with translation MEENVALDSEKQKKFVKSIRGIKKLIKKNEGKAERGKAFIYHIPHGFYEHQMTEYFKQFGVVTNARVIRSKRTGNSKGYAFVEFKEPAVGQIVAETMNNYLMGKRLIKAEYIPPEKQRRAFRKHWNSVNNPTSQLRLTSKKEFNTDKDDAGELKRASKILSNLNKTKEKLSKVGINYDFFAPVDVPQALIDDMVKPENQNNDGNQEIQPKQARFGFPDRNKKEVKKNDEIKKKPEPKPKKKKDVDYKTQKEKEERLKRAGVLPPKFIRVSCDSCEDSDGSMEYDKLLDKSHGGSSYASEEEDESGNDDAASDEATSPSDSDDDDDDEDDDDEVPPKKRPRGRPPGKKVAQRGRPKKKDTRKHVEVKRKMPRNMSPKKAKYEKHGQKPMKKAYRKKH